One Leptolyngbya sp. SIO1E4 genomic region harbors:
- a CDS encoding TonB-dependent receptor produces the protein MRVCQWSSSVRWGLRLALCSGLMGASGLPIGAKEAVKEHPEGLWKAEFAQIEAVVQITDIQVTPTANGLEVILTTAEGDLAAPSFSAVGNAQIAEIPNAVLALPDSDEFQLANPTEGIALVAVSSLPDNRVQVAITGVDVPPVTDFRAEAGSLVLGVALGAIAPDASSAEPVVDDTLRVVVTAERTPEDVQAVPLSITVLTEQQLEDADVTSLDGIADRTPNFTFFSSGANRTAPFYSLRGVTNFNAFSRDGVGFFVDDVPYDFAGFIDQDLTDLERVEVLRGPQNTLYGRSSLGGVVNIITRRPTNEFEVNTALSFGSYEAFDAQASVSGPIIEDELFYRLSGNYGRQDGFVTNTLLDTDIDDSSGGTGRAQLLWTPSDEWEILFNASFGDYREGAEPFVLLGSSDPFETELDFNGFNDLVTNAQSLRVAYRAPSIRVTSITAHRFSCQEAAFDQDATAADLEINAPDFASRVFTQELRVQSPEASDRLQWIVGGYFETSTFENDRAFINGLDTPATSPLPAGENRGDGDTDSRTLAAFGQVSYGVTEALTLTTGLRYENTRTTTDFERIFTSRDGTLVLPLLDLNDIEADGSELLPRFAIDYRLSPNVLLYGSITRGYRPPGASFDPISEDTAVFEAETSWNYEVGLKSSWLEDRLSVNVAAFYNDVSNFQFPSIQDGNVVIGNADTRIIGGELELIARPVSGLELIAGLGILNAEFRNGTDAFTGLPLEGNRTPFTPNLTYNVAAQYRSENGLFGRLEVIGFGNTFFDELNTIEQEAFALVNLRLGYEADNYGIYLFANNLFDTEYITQAFELTSGTAAIFGAPRTLGLQVRARF, from the coding sequence ATGCGTGTGTGTCAGTGGTCGAGTTCGGTACGGTGGGGGTTGCGGTTAGCCCTCTGCAGTGGGTTGATGGGTGCGTCGGGGTTACCGATTGGGGCTAAAGAAGCCGTGAAGGAGCATCCGGAGGGGCTCTGGAAAGCTGAGTTCGCTCAAATTGAAGCGGTGGTGCAGATTACGGACATTCAGGTAACGCCTACGGCGAATGGCTTGGAGGTTATTTTGACGACTGCTGAGGGTGACCTAGCCGCTCCCTCATTCTCCGCAGTGGGCAACGCCCAGATTGCCGAAATCCCGAATGCTGTCCTGGCGTTACCGGATAGTGATGAGTTTCAGTTAGCGAATCCTACCGAAGGGATTGCCTTGGTGGCGGTTTCCAGCTTGCCTGATAATCGGGTTCAAGTGGCGATTACCGGAGTGGACGTGCCCCCTGTTACCGACTTCAGAGCTGAGGCGGGATCGCTGGTGTTGGGAGTGGCGCTAGGGGCGATCGCCCCCGATGCTAGTAGTGCTGAACCAGTGGTAGACGATACCTTGCGAGTGGTGGTCACTGCTGAGCGTACACCGGAAGACGTACAAGCAGTGCCCCTAAGCATCACAGTGCTGACCGAACAGCAGCTCGAAGATGCCGACGTTACTTCATTAGACGGCATTGCGGATAGAACGCCTAATTTCACCTTCTTTTCGAGTGGGGCCAACCGCACAGCCCCTTTCTATAGCCTGCGGGGAGTCACCAACTTTAATGCCTTCAGTCGCGATGGTGTGGGCTTTTTTGTGGATGACGTACCCTATGACTTTGCTGGCTTTATCGACCAAGACCTGACCGATTTAGAACGGGTGGAGGTGCTAAGAGGGCCACAAAATACCCTGTATGGGCGAAGTTCATTAGGGGGAGTGGTCAATATCATTACGCGCCGCCCGACCAATGAGTTTGAGGTCAATACAGCCCTGAGTTTCGGTAGCTACGAAGCCTTTGATGCGCAAGCGAGTGTGAGTGGGCCAATTATTGAAGATGAGCTGTTTTATCGACTATCTGGCAATTATGGCCGACAAGATGGCTTTGTCACAAACACATTGCTGGATACCGATATCGATGATAGTTCTGGCGGTACTGGTCGGGCTCAATTATTGTGGACGCCTTCAGACGAATGGGAAATTTTGTTCAATGCCTCGTTTGGTGATTATCGAGAAGGGGCCGAGCCATTTGTGCTGTTGGGCTCTAGCGATCCGTTTGAAACCGAATTGGATTTTAACGGGTTCAATGACTTGGTGACGAATGCTCAATCGCTGCGAGTGGCCTACCGTGCACCCAGCATCCGTGTCACGTCTATCACGGCTCACCGCTTTTCGTGTCAGGAAGCGGCCTTTGACCAGGATGCCACTGCCGCTGATCTGGAAATCAATGCGCCTGATTTTGCGTCACGGGTGTTCACGCAAGAGCTACGGGTGCAGTCGCCTGAAGCCAGCGATCGCCTGCAGTGGATTGTGGGGGGCTATTTTGAAACCTCAACCTTCGAGAACGATCGCGCCTTCATCAATGGCTTGGATACCCCTGCCACCTCTCCATTGCCCGCCGGTGAGAATCGCGGCGATGGGGATACCGACAGTCGAACGCTCGCAGCGTTCGGCCAGGTGAGCTACGGCGTCACAGAAGCGCTGACGCTGACGACGGGGTTACGGTACGAAAATACGCGCACCACCACTGACTTTGAACGCATTTTTACCTCCCGTGACGGCACGCTAGTGCTCCCTCTGCTTGACCTGAATGATATTGAAGCAGACGGTTCAGAACTGCTGCCACGCTTTGCCATTGACTATCGGCTGAGTCCCAATGTTCTGCTCTATGGCAGCATCACACGGGGATATCGTCCCCCTGGCGCTAGTTTTGATCCGATTAGTGAAGACACAGCGGTGTTTGAGGCTGAAACTTCCTGGAACTACGAAGTGGGCTTGAAATCTTCCTGGCTAGAGGATCGGCTAAGCGTAAACGTGGCTGCGTTCTACAATGACGTTTCTAATTTCCAATTCCCCAGCATTCAGGATGGGAATGTTGTGATTGGCAATGCCGATACTCGCATTATTGGCGGTGAGCTAGAACTGATTGCGCGTCCAGTATCGGGGCTAGAGTTGATTGCCGGATTGGGCATCCTCAATGCTGAATTTCGTAATGGTACCGACGCCTTCACAGGTCTCCCCTTAGAAGGCAACCGGACGCCCTTTACGCCAAACCTGACCTATAACGTGGCGGCTCAGTATCGCAGTGAGAACGGCCTCTTTGGGCGATTAGAGGTGATTGGGTTCGGCAATACGTTCTTTGATGAACTCAACACCATTGAGCAGGAGGCGTTTGCTCTGGTGAATCTGCGTCTGGGGTATGAGGCTGATAACTACGGCATCTATCTGTTTGCCAATAACTTGTTTGACACCGAGTACATCACTCAAGCGTTTGAGTTGACGAGCGGTACAGCGGCTATCTTCGGTGCTCCCAGAACGCTAGGGTTACAGGTTAGAGCTAGATTCTAG
- a CDS encoding HU family DNA-binding protein translates to MNKGELINKIAEKSGVTKKEADSILTATVEAIMETVSSGDKVSLVGFGSFESRDRKEREGRNPKTGETMVIPATVVPAFSAGKQFKDMVAS, encoded by the coding sequence ATGAACAAAGGCGAACTCATAAACAAAATTGCTGAGAAGTCAGGCGTTACGAAAAAGGAAGCTGACTCGATCCTGACGGCCACCGTTGAGGCGATTATGGAAACCGTTTCCAGCGGCGATAAGGTGAGTCTTGTCGGCTTTGGCTCCTTTGAAAGCCGCGATCGCAAAGAACGCGAAGGGCGTAATCCTAAGACGGGTGAGACGATGGTCATCCCGGCGACCGTAGTACCTGCTTTCTCTGCGGGCAAGCAGTTTAAAGACATGGTGGCCTCGTAA
- a CDS encoding helix-turn-helix transcriptional regulator — MTLTFTPATWDELCQQAPAVPPPAPQLDGFEIEGMPNGICHGYACSLHLSPGLFLGFCQRDNHQDWNLAVAAHDHPIQMGVWLSGCIDFDAVHPNLGGTRGYFSGSGVSPAYVEKHRGGERLAFVNVELEPELLASFLADGSYCAEIEKQLFKGEEWKVSFYPTVTPAMRSLALQMWHVPYQGAVGRVYLQAKAFELLALYLDAIASGPKQIAPRLKSDTIDCLHHAKDILTRQFENPPLLSELAQQVGVSKRTLQRGFRGLFGTTVVGYLKQQRLLQAERLLRQGDRTVAEVATVVGYGHLGHFAGDFKQQFGLTPRECLTGKRGMKVD; from the coding sequence ATGACTCTGACCTTCACTCCCGCAACCTGGGATGAATTATGCCAGCAGGCTCCGGCAGTACCACCCCCTGCTCCACAGCTTGATGGCTTTGAGATAGAAGGGATGCCGAATGGAATTTGTCATGGCTATGCGTGTAGCCTTCATCTATCGCCTGGCCTGTTTCTAGGCTTCTGCCAGCGAGACAATCATCAAGATTGGAATCTGGCGGTCGCGGCTCATGATCACCCAATTCAGATGGGGGTTTGGCTGTCTGGATGTATTGACTTCGATGCAGTACATCCCAACTTGGGGGGGACTCGTGGCTATTTTTCGGGAAGTGGAGTTTCGCCAGCCTATGTCGAAAAGCATCGGGGTGGCGAACGTCTAGCCTTTGTAAACGTCGAGCTTGAACCAGAACTGCTGGCGTCGTTTTTGGCGGATGGGTCGTACTGTGCTGAGATTGAGAAACAACTGTTTAAGGGGGAAGAGTGGAAAGTTTCGTTTTACCCTACCGTGACGCCCGCGATGCGATCGCTGGCTCTGCAAATGTGGCATGTACCGTATCAGGGTGCCGTTGGGCGGGTGTATTTGCAAGCGAAGGCGTTTGAGCTATTGGCGCTATATCTGGATGCGATCGCCTCAGGACCCAAACAGATAGCACCCCGTTTAAAGTCCGATACTATCGACTGTCTGCACCATGCCAAAGACATTTTGACGCGCCAATTCGAAAATCCCCCCTTGTTATCGGAATTAGCTCAGCAGGTAGGGGTGAGTAAACGAACCCTCCAACGAGGGTTTCGGGGGCTGTTTGGCACGACGGTAGTGGGCTATTTGAAACAGCAACGGTTACTGCAGGCAGAACGGTTACTGCGCCAGGGCGATCGTACCGTCGCAGAGGTGGCAACGGTGGTGGGGTACGGGCACCTAGGACACTTTGCGGGAGATTTTAAGCAGCAGTTCGGCCTAACGCCGAGGGAATGCTTGACAGGAAAGCGGGGAATGAAAGTTGATTGA
- a CDS encoding Uma2 family endonuclease, with protein sequence MTLASDSFTQLIPLSFEDFLAQYGDDDRYELIDGELFDLEPTGPHEEVAASIGQWLNFEIVQQGLEYFIPHRCLIKPLASGTGFRPDVIVLDKAALSKEPMWANQPVVTLGSTIKFVAEVVSRNWQNDYARKFEDYALLGIPEYWIADYQGLGGELFIGRPKQPTLTVGILGEEGRYERQILRGDQRVVSSVFPNLNLTAAAVLKTGP encoded by the coding sequence ATGACACTTGCAAGCGACTCATTCACCCAACTAATCCCCCTCAGTTTTGAGGATTTTCTCGCTCAATATGGGGATGACGATCGCTATGAATTAATTGATGGGGAGCTTTTTGATTTGGAACCAACGGGTCCACACGAAGAAGTCGCGGCTAGCATCGGCCAATGGCTCAATTTTGAAATTGTGCAGCAAGGACTCGAGTATTTTATCCCCCACCGTTGCTTGATCAAACCACTAGCCAGTGGAACGGGGTTTCGCCCTGATGTCATTGTGTTAGACAAGGCCGCACTCTCTAAAGAGCCGATGTGGGCCAACCAACCTGTTGTGACCCTGGGTAGCACCATTAAGTTTGTGGCTGAAGTCGTTAGCCGCAATTGGCAGAACGACTATGCGCGTAAATTTGAAGACTATGCCCTGCTAGGAATTCCAGAATATTGGATTGCCGATTATCAAGGATTGGGGGGTGAACTCTTCATCGGTCGCCCGAAACAGCCGACCTTAACGGTTGGTATCTTGGGCGAAGAAGGTCGCTATGAAAGGCAAATTCTACGCGGCGACCAGCGGGTTGTTTCTTCCGTCTTCCCTAACTTGAACCTGACGGCAGCCGCCGTGCTAAAGACTGGACCGTAA
- a CDS encoding TonB-dependent siderophore receptor, translated as MRVSSVCVPVQLAWMVALSGSLMGVLAMSARAQELERHDVEALNPEASLTVPSDSSVLTSSPSIAGVEQPATTVTEWVTQIEASRVQITGVRIEATETGIQIVLETADGELPTPTTEMVGNALIAEIPNAMLMLPEGDSFEQFEPAAGIALVQVTNEPGDRVRVAITGTDAPPVAEATATGLTVTLGEAVADTDQDAIQIVVTGEEDEGYNPSSASTATRTDTPLRDIPQAIQVVPREVIEDQRVTRAGEALQNVSGVTDAGLFSNYLDSIFLRGFNTAQGNFFRDGVRLNSYFLGFGAEDLANLERVEVLKGPASVLYGAVETGGVINFVTKAPLSEPAYSFTASAGNYSSYRGEIDLTGPLNEQRTVLYRLNGVYDNSGSFRDFVDSERIAIAPTLSIEFGPRTSLRIDGNFSRLETLPDSGIPAIGDRPADVPRSRSIDEPFSSFEYEELTLGYTLNHEFNDNWSFRNIVRYQSFRVPEFIGPLDLSLDEATGELERFPYSQRVNADSYSAQTDFIGEFTTGSIQHRLLLGADFNYTRQDRRFTLDTTVLYPSINIFNPVYANQRYDTPTTLFRDDKFYSYGFYIQDQITLSPQWQLLIGGRYDIFDQERTFGDVEPRERIFEQTDSKFTPRLGVVYQPSDTVSLYASYANSFLPSGANQRNPDGSEFEPTTGTQYEIGIKADFLEGRLSATLAGFILERQNVATEDPNNPGFSITTGEQTSQGIELDIAGEILPGWNIIASATYLDARVTEDNTIPEGNRLTNAAETSASLWTTYRIQSGDLEGLGFGLGLYYVGDREGDLANSFTLPSYVRTDAALYYERDNWQAALNIRNLFDVKYFLGSTGSRTGGINFGEPLTVVGSFSIEF; from the coding sequence ATGCGCGTGTCGTCAGTTTGTGTACCTGTTCAGTTGGCGTGGATGGTCGCCCTATCAGGAAGTTTGATGGGGGTGCTGGCCATGTCAGCGCGGGCACAGGAGTTAGAGCGTCACGACGTCGAGGCATTAAATCCTGAAGCGTCTCTAACGGTGCCTTCCGACTCGTCGGTGCTAACGTCATCTCCCTCCATCGCAGGGGTTGAGCAACCCGCAACAACGGTGACTGAGTGGGTTACCCAGATTGAGGCATCACGGGTGCAGATTACTGGGGTCCGCATTGAGGCAACAGAAACAGGCATACAGATTGTGCTGGAAACGGCTGACGGTGAACTGCCGACGCCCACTACAGAAATGGTAGGCAATGCCCTGATTGCTGAAATACCCAATGCGATGCTGATGCTGCCAGAAGGGGACTCGTTTGAGCAGTTTGAGCCAGCGGCGGGCATTGCACTGGTGCAGGTGACGAATGAACCAGGGGACCGGGTGCGGGTGGCTATTACGGGTACCGATGCGCCGCCTGTTGCTGAAGCAACGGCGACTGGATTGACGGTGACCTTGGGTGAGGCTGTTGCCGATACGGACCAAGACGCCATTCAGATTGTGGTGACGGGGGAAGAGGACGAAGGATACAACCCGTCGAGTGCCAGTACGGCAACCCGGACAGATACGCCGCTGCGAGATATTCCTCAGGCCATTCAAGTGGTACCGAGAGAGGTGATTGAAGATCAACGAGTGACTCGCGCTGGTGAAGCGCTGCAAAATGTCAGTGGCGTTACTGATGCGGGTCTTTTTAGCAACTACCTTGACTCTATTTTTCTACGAGGATTTAACACTGCCCAAGGCAATTTCTTTAGAGATGGTGTGCGTCTTAACAGCTACTTTCTAGGTTTTGGCGCAGAAGATCTGGCTAATTTAGAACGTGTAGAGGTTTTGAAAGGCCCTGCATCAGTCTTATATGGTGCCGTTGAGACGGGTGGGGTGATTAACTTTGTGACCAAAGCGCCATTGAGTGAGCCTGCATATTCGTTTACTGCCTCAGCAGGCAATTACAGCAGCTATCGAGGCGAAATTGATTTAACAGGTCCACTCAATGAGCAAAGAACAGTCTTATATCGTTTGAATGGTGTTTATGACAATTCTGGTAGCTTCAGAGATTTTGTCGATTCAGAGCGAATTGCTATTGCGCCTACGCTCTCTATTGAATTTGGCCCCCGGACGAGCCTTAGGATCGACGGCAACTTTTCCAGGTTAGAAACTCTACCCGACTCTGGAATCCCAGCAATCGGCGATCGCCCTGCTGACGTTCCCAGAAGTCGATCTATCGACGAACCATTCAGTAGCTTTGAATACGAAGAATTAACGCTTGGATACACATTAAACCATGAGTTTAATGATAACTGGTCTTTTAGAAATATCGTTAGATACCAGAGTTTTAGAGTCCCTGAATTTATTGGCCCTCTCGATCTTTCTTTAGACGAGGCCACAGGAGAGTTGGAGAGGTTTCCTTACAGTCAAAGAGTAAATGCGGATAGCTATTCTGCACAGACCGATTTCATCGGTGAATTTACTACGGGGTCTATTCAACACCGCCTTTTATTGGGAGCAGACTTTAATTACACCAGACAAGATAGACGATTTACATTAGATACCACTGTTCTCTATCCGTCTATCAACATTTTTAATCCAGTTTACGCAAATCAGCGCTACGATACACCAACAACTTTATTTCGCGATGATAAGTTTTATAGCTATGGCTTCTACATTCAAGATCAAATAACTCTTTCCCCTCAATGGCAACTCTTGATAGGCGGTCGCTATGACATCTTTGATCAAGAAAGAACATTTGGCGATGTAGAACCTAGAGAGCGCATTTTTGAGCAAACTGATAGCAAATTTACCCCTCGCTTGGGAGTGGTATACCAACCTAGCGACACAGTTTCGCTGTATGCTTCCTATGCAAATTCTTTCTTGCCCAGTGGAGCAAATCAACGTAACCCTGATGGCTCTGAGTTTGAGCCGACTACAGGAACGCAGTATGAAATTGGTATAAAAGCTGATTTTTTAGAGGGTAGGCTCAGTGCAACGTTAGCCGGGTTCATTTTAGAGCGGCAAAATGTTGCTACAGAAGATCCAAACAATCCCGGTTTCTCTATTACAACTGGAGAGCAAACTAGTCAGGGTATTGAGTTAGATATAGCCGGTGAAATTCTTCCAGGGTGGAACATCATTGCCTCTGCAACCTATCTGGATGCTCGCGTAACAGAGGATAATACGATTCCGGAAGGGAACCGCCTAACCAACGCGGCAGAGACTAGCGCAAGCTTGTGGACCACTTATCGCATCCAAAGCGGCGACTTAGAAGGATTGGGCTTTGGCTTGGGGCTATATTACGTGGGTGATAGAGAAGGAGACTTGGCCAATAGCTTTACCCTACCAAGCTATGTCAGAACGGATGCTGCTCTTTACTACGAGCGAGATAATTGGCAAGCTGCTCTCAACATCAGAAATCTTTTTGATGTCAAATACTTTTTAGGTTCAACTGGAAGCCGCACTGGTGGGATAAATTTTGGCGAACCCCTCACCGTTGTTGGTTCTTTTTCGATTGAATTCTAG
- a CDS encoding iron-siderophore ABC transporter substrate-binding protein translates to MNSPEGSIESETGRIFPEYTPNKTEEIEPLGLSGEPSLEKMSLLTPDLILGSQWHSNVYSLLSEIAPTVLFDWQGTQIWRKYFDFMAQVLNRENEAEEAWRDYYDRVEELKTALGDRYVGKAISFVYVCCNNSIGSQAPESFVGSILEDIGLQRPPSQSEASPPYGEIQLSEEEVSKADGDVIFMASYSKSDREYLKSITEKPLWKQLHAVQQNRVYVVDAETWRGGNLLAAHAIIDDLYQYLVNTP, encoded by the coding sequence ATGAATTCTCCTGAAGGAAGCATTGAATCTGAGACTGGACGTATATTCCCAGAATATACACCAAATAAAACCGAAGAAATTGAGCCTTTAGGACTTTCTGGAGAGCCAAGCTTAGAGAAAATGTCGCTTTTGACGCCCGACTTGATTCTCGGCTCACAGTGGCATTCCAATGTTTACTCATTGCTATCTGAGATAGCGCCGACTGTACTTTTCGATTGGCAAGGCACGCAAATCTGGCGAAAGTACTTCGACTTTATGGCTCAGGTACTAAATCGAGAAAATGAGGCTGAGGAAGCCTGGCGTGATTACTATGACCGGGTTGAGGAGCTGAAGACAGCACTGGGCGATCGCTACGTGGGTAAAGCGATTTCTTTTGTCTATGTCTGCTGCAATAATTCCATTGGCAGTCAGGCTCCAGAGTCTTTTGTGGGTTCAATTCTGGAAGATATTGGGCTACAGCGCCCGCCATCACAGTCTGAAGCTTCTCCTCCTTATGGAGAAATTCAGTTATCCGAAGAAGAGGTTTCGAAAGCTGATGGAGACGTCATATTTATGGCCTCTTACAGCAAAAGTGATCGAGAGTATCTCAAGAGTATTACTGAGAAACCACTCTGGAAACAGCTACATGCTGTTCAGCAAAACCGTGTTTACGTCGTTGATGCCGAAACCTGGCGAGGCGGCAACTTACTGGCAGCCCACGCCATCATTGACGACCTCTACCAATATCTTGTCAACACCCCTTAA